In the genome of Candidatus Eisenbacteria bacterium, the window CAGGTCTTGCAGAGCGCCTCGGTCGGCTCGACGAGGCCGACCGTGGCCGGCTCGATCTCCCCCGCGTAGAGCTGCTTCATGACGGTCATCTTCTGGTATTCGCTCCCCGGACCGTGGCACGCCTCGCAGCCGACCCCTTCGTCGTCCTTCGCGCCGCCGCGGATCGCGGCCGGTTTCCCGTGAGCAGTCACGTGGCAGACGATGCACTCCGGCGCCTGTGCGGCCGGAACAGCGAGGCCCTTCGCCTTCGCGATCTCGTCCGCCTTCGGGGTCTTCAGCGTCTCGAACGCCTTCGCGTGCGCCGACTCCTGCCAAAGCTTGTACTGCGCGCCGCTCTTCGCGGTCTGGTGGCACATCTTGCACTTGGCGGATCCGATGTAGGTGAAGGCCGGAGCGGCCTCCTTCTTCGCGATCTCCTTCGCCTCCGTCGATTTCCCCGCCTCCTGCGCCGTGAGCTGCGCGGCGACGAAGAGAGTCGAAAGGCAGGCGGCGAGCCCTCCGAGCAGGATACCGCAGCTTCTGGGTCTCCGGGTCATGCGCATCCTCCCGTTGTTGCCGATCATCCGGCGAGCTTTCCCGCGGCGATTCCTTCCGTCGTTCCACCAGTCTAACGGGAACGGGCGGACCGCGCAACCGCGTGCACCCTCCTCTTCTCCCGATAGAACCCCTCTCCCCCCGGCGCGGGTCCCGGCCGCGGCGGTCGCCGAAGCATCTGTCCGACGGATTGGCGTTACCGAAACGCCTCCAGGCCGGTCAGGTCGTTCCCCAGGATGAGCGAGTGGATGTCGTGGGTCCCCTCGTACGTCTTCACGCCCTCCAGGTTCAGCATGTGTCGGATCACGTGGTATTCGGACATGATCCCGTTCGCCGCGAGGATGTCGCGCGCAAGCCGTGCGCACTCGAGCGCCATGAACACGTTGTTCCGCTTCGCCATCGAGATCTGCGTGAAGCGCGCCTTCCCCTCGTCCTGAAGACGCCCGAGCCTGTGCGCGAGGAGCTGCGCCTTCGTGATCTCGGTCGCCATGTGCGCGAGCTTCTCCTGGACGAGCTGGAAGGAGGCGATCGGCTTGCCGAACTGCACGCGCTCCTTCGAGTAGGCGAGCGCCCGATCGAAACAGTCCATCGCCGCGCCGACCGCTCCCCAGGCGATCCCGTAGCGCGCGCTGCTCAAACACTTGAGGGGCGAAACGAGTCCTTTCGATTCGGGGAGAAGGTTCCTCTCCGGAATCTCGCAGTTCTCGAAGATCAGCTCGGACGTGTCCGACGCGCGAAGCGAGAACTTTCCGCGTTGTTCGATCGCCCGGTAGCCCGGAGTTCCCTTCTCGACGAGGAAGCCGCGGATCACGCCGTCCAGCTTCGCCCAGACGATCGCGATGTGCGCCGTCGACCCGTTCGTGATCCACATCTTCGCGCCGTTCAGAAGATAGCCCGCGGATGTCTTCTCGGCGCGCGTGACGAGCCCGCCGGGATCCGAGCCGTAGTCCGGCTCGGTGAGACCGAAGCACCCGATCGCCTCGCCGCGCGCCATTCGGGGGAGCCACGCCTTCTTCTGCTCCTCGCTTCCCGATGTGTAGATCGCGAACATCGCGAGCGAGCCCTGCACGGAGACGAAGCTCCGGAGCCCTGAATCGCCCCGCTCGAGCTCGCGGCAGATGACGCCATACGCGGTCTTGCTCGTCCCCGCGCAGCCGTATTCCTCCGGAAGAAAGCAGCCGAAAAGGCCGAGAGAGGCAAGCTCGGGGACGAGCTCCGCGGGAAACGTGTGCTGTTCAAAATGCTCGCCGATGACGGGGAGCACGCGTTCGGTCACGAAGTCGCGGACTGTGTTCCGGACGAGAATCTCTTCATCAGTGAAGAGATCGTCCACCTGGAAGTAATCGATCGGCTGAAACCTGGGCATGGGCTTCCTCTCCCTTTGGGCGTGCGAACGGGCGCTCGGCCCGGGACATGCGGTCCACACGGGCCGCCGGCCGGCTTTGACCGCGGGCGCATCATCAAGGCTATCGCGAGAAATGTCCGCCGTCAAACTGCGCGGAGCGAGCGCCCCTGTCGACCAGGAGGAATGGCCCTGGTAGTATTTTCTCGGATCGCGAGAAACGGGCGGCCGAACGACGTGAACGAGGAGGCCGATATGGGACAGAGAATGCTTCCCGTGACGATCGTCGTCCTCGCCGCGCTCTTCGTTCCGCTTCTAGGAATCCTTCCCCCCGCGCAGTTCTTCCGCCTCGACGACTTCGCCTGGCTGACCTGGGCGAAGAGCCACGGTGTTTCCGATGCATTCGACCCGGCGCAGGCGCCCGCAACGCCGGGCGGCCGCTTTCGCCCCGCGCACGCCCTCTTCTGGATCATCGGGTCGCGCGCGGTCGGACCCGAGTCGGCCGTCCCGTGGATTCTCCTCAGCTCGTCGTTCTTCGCAGCGGGTCTCGCGCTTCTCGTTCTCTGGGGGGACCGGGTTGATCCCGGGAAGCCGCACGCGGGGAAATGCGCAGCGGCGATCTGGTTCGCCGGCTTCTTCCCGATGACTTATTTGCTTCTCAATGTTTACAACAACGGAAAGACGATGGTCTTTCTGCTCGTCCCGCTCGGGGCGGCCTCCGGGATCTCGTTCTACGAAAACCGGCGGCTGCGCGATCTTCTTGTCTTCCTCCTCGCGTTCCTCGCGGGGGCGCTTGCCCGCGAATCGATCCTCGCGATCGTCCCTGCGGTTCTCTGCGTTTATGTTCTCGCGGATCGTCTCGAGCGAGGGAAGGCGTTTCTTCCTCTCGCGGCGGCGGCGCTCCTCGCGGGAGGGGCTGTGATCGCGGGCGCGGCCGTCTTCTCTCCGCTCGTCCGCGAGGCTCTTCGCGATCTCGGGTCGGGGGAGTCGTTCTCTCTTTGGGGCCGCAACCTGGCCTACTACGCGGAAACGCTCCTTTGGAACGGTCACGCGCGGTTCCTCTGGATGGGGCTCATCTTCGCGGCGTCTCTCCGAAGAACGAGAGCGCTCGCGGTCGCGGCGGCCGCGGTGCTCGCATTGAGTTTCATCTTCCCGCGTCCCTCCGCGATCCTCATGCTCCTCGTTCTCCTCGCGTTCTGGTTCTCGCGAAGATCGAAGATCAACGCCGCGCTTCTCGCCTGGTTCGCAGCGGCCGTTCTCGTCCTTCTTCCGGCGCCGAACCCAACCGAGTCCTACTTCCTCGAGGCGTCTCTTCCCCTCGCGCTCTTCTTCGGCCTCGAGACGGGGGGCGCGCTCGCTGGGGTCGTTGCGCGGGCGGGGGGAGTGTTCCGGCGAGGCTCGGGTCGCAAGCTCCGAAACACCCTCGCGGCCTGGAGCGCGCTCGTTCTTCTTGCCGCGGTCTTCGTCGCGGGGGTCTACGCCGTCTACACGCGCGAGCTTCTCCCCGTGAAGCGCCACGGGGCGGAATTCGCCGAGGCAAATCGTTTCATGCGCAAAGAACTCCCCGAGGGGAGCGCGGTGTACGTCTTCCGCCAGGAGGAGACTTACGGAGAGCGGATGGCCGAATACATCCGCCGCTTCCGCCGCTTCTATCTCTGGAAGAACCATCCGGAGAGCTGGTTCGCCGCCTACGACCGTCCGGACGTTCATGTCGTCTACTGGGACGGCGAACCGGACGCCGGCCGGCCGGCGTTCTTCTTCGCCTCGAACCCGTTCGAGAAGGAGGTCTTCCGGAAAGAAGACCCTGCGCCCGGTGCGTCGCTCGTCTTCGAGAATCCTTCTTGCGCGGTCTACGACCTTCGCGGGGCGCGCAAGCGCCTTTGACAGAAACCGCGGGAGGTCCTATCCTTCCGGTGTCATGAGGAAACCCGCGGCGAACCTCCGGCTTCTCTTCTTCTTGATTCTTTCCGCTCTTCCGTCGGCGATCTCTCCCGCAGCGGCGCGAGCCGCCGAGCCGACGATCGCGGTCCTCGGGAACGGGCTCGAGGTGATCCTTCTCGAGAACCGATCGAGCCCGATGATCGCCGCCACGATGATCGTCGGGGCCGGGGCCGATCTCGAAACCGCGGAGACCTCCGGCGCCAGCCACATGATGGAGCATCTCCTCTTCAACGGCACCGAAAGAAGAACGCAGAAGGAGCTCTACGACGAGACCGATCTCTACGGCATCTACAACAACGCGACGACCCGGCGATTCCACACCGACTACTTCGTCCTCGTCTCGAAGGATCGAATCCGCGAGGCGATGGACATTCAGGCCGACATGCTCTTCCGCTCCGTCTTCCCGCCGGAAAACTTCGAGAAGGAGAAAGGGATCGTCCTCGAGGAGATGGGGAAGGACGAGCAGGATCCGGGAACCGTAGCCGAGGGGCTCTTTCGGAACATCGCTTTCGCGGGGACGCCGTACGCGCGGCCGATCCTCGGCACGCGCAAGTCGATCGCCTCGCTTTCTCGAGACGACCTGATCGCTTACTATCGCGCGATCTACGTGCCGTCCAACATGACTCTCTTCGTGATGGGGGACTTCGACGCGGGCGCGCTCCTCCCCGTGATCGACTCGATCTACGGCGCCGCTCCGGCACGCCCGAGTCCCCGCGCGAATCGGCCTCCGTTCCCGCATCTTCCGGAGGCGGACGCGGTCCGCGTCTTCCGCGGCGAGACGGAGAAATCCCATCTCTTCATGGCGCTTCCCCACCCCGAGCGTTCGTCCGATTCGCCCCTCAACGACGTGTTCGCCGCGTACGTCGGGAGGCGCCTTCACGAGGATCTCGCGGAGGGGCCGGATCCGATCGTCTTTGCCATCGATGTTTCGTATATGAAGCGACAGCTCGAGGGCGAGGGAACCTGGCCCCTCGCGGATCCGGACATCGTCCGGGGAGGGAACTCGGGGCGCGTTCTCCTCTTTGCCGTCTTCGACCCCGCGCGCTCGCCGGAAGACGTGGAGGCGGCGATTCTCGCCTCGTTCGCGCGCATCGCCGCCGAAAAGCCGGACCCGGACGAAATCGAGCGCTTTCGCGTGTCGATGAAAACCACGGACATCTATCTCTCCGAGAAGCCGCACATGTACGGAATGATGAAGGCGGAAAGCATCGCGCACGGCGGCTATTCGGAAATCGCGAAAGCGCTCGCGACGCTGAACACGTTCGGCCCGCGTCACGTCGCCGACAGAACGGCGTGGTTCGAGGCGAAGAGGCGCGTGTCGGTCGCGTTCGTGCCGGGCGAAAGGGACTACGCCGACTCGGATCTCGAAACGACGGTCTCTCGCGAAAAGCCGATCTGGGAAATGCCGCCGCGGGCGGTTCCGGAGGGAGGAGCTCTTCGAATCGTGAGCGCTCCGGAAGAGAGCGCCGCCGCGGGCGCCGCGCGGAGCGAGCGGGCCGACACAACCCTCGCGAACGGGCTACGCATTCGCGTCGAGTCGAGCGGCGATTCCGAGGTCTTCGCGCTCCATCTTCTCGCGAAGAACCGCTCGTGGCAGGAGCCGAACGGTCTCGAGGGGATCGCCGACTGTCTGCACCGCCTTCTTCTCAAGGGGACGGAGAAAGACGACGGGGCGGCTTTTCGCGCGCGGCTTGAGCGGATCGGCGCCGACGTGAAGACGTACGACGCGGCGTTCATTCCTTACGACGACTACTACACGACCCCGTCGTATTCGTTCGTCCGCTTCGCGACGATCGACGAGCACGCAGAGGAAGGAATGGGTCTCTTCGCCGACATGATCCGGCGGCCGCGCCTCGCCGACGAGGATCTCGCCGCCGTGAAGTCGGAGATGCTCGCGCTCGCTCGCGGCCGCCGCTCGAAGCCTTCCGTCCATTCGGAGCTTCTTCTCGCGCAGACTCTCCACGCGGACGGTCCTCTTTCCGCGGATCCGGAGGGGAACGAGAAGTCGATCGCGGCGATCGCGCGCGAGGATCTCGTTCGCTTTCACGAAATGTATTTCGCTCCGGATAACCTGATCGTCACCGCCTCCACGTCGCTCCCGGCGGCGGAGGTTCTTCACTCGATCGCGCGCCGCTTCGAGGATGCCGCGCCGCTCACCAGGCGGAAGAGCGCGCCTCCCGATCCGGGGCCCACCGAGCAGTCGGTCCGCGTGGAGGAGACGCTCGGCGGAAAGCAAGGAACCTTGCGGATCGGGTATGTCATCCCGGTGCCGCGAGAGGATCGAGCGGCGCTCTCGATCGCCGTTTCGGTCCTTTCGGACGCGATCGCGTTCGACCTCCGAGAGACGCGGGGGCTCGCGTACAGCGTCGGCGCGGGCGTCGTCTTCCGGGGCGGCGCGGCGGCGATCTCCGCCTCGATCGGAACGAGCCCGGAGAACCTCGAGGAAGCAGAGAAGGGAATCCGCGAACACTTCGATCGTTTCCGCGCGATCGAGACGATCGAAGCGCGCGAATTGGAGCGCGCGGTGAACGGGATCCTCGGGCGGATGAACATGCGGCGTCTCTCGCGCCCGAACCAGACGTTTCGCGCCGGCCTTGCGCTCTTTAGCGGAGAGGACGAAGACTGGATCGACCGGCTCCGCGTGGTCTCCGCGGAAGACATCGTTCGCGCCGCGCGCGCCTATGTCCGAAGCTCTCCTTCCGCGACGATCCTGGTCCGCTGATCTCGAACGTCTGCGCGGCGGACCGGCGAGCGATCCACCGAACAAGGGATCCGGCATGTCTTCCGACAAGCTGTCCGACACGATCCGCGAGCGAATCCGAAGCCAGCCCGCTCCCGAGAGACCGGACGCGTACGATCATCTTCGCCAAGCGGTCTCGTTCTTTCTCCTCGTCGATCGCGACGAGACGCGCGCGCTTCTCGTGAAGAAGAAGGAAACTCCCGGCTACACGTGGAGCGGGCAGGTCGGGATGGTCGGCGGCATGATCGAAGAGGAGGACGCGAGCGATCTCGAGACGGCGTTTCGCGAGTTCGAGGAAGAGCTCCGGATCGACCGTTCGGCGCTCGAGGTGTTCGGCGACCTCGGTTACTTTCCGAGCCGCATCGCCGACGCGCTTCTTCACGTCTATGTCGCCCGCTGGAACGGCGAGGGAACGCCGGTTCCCGATCCTCGCGAGATCGATGATCTCGTCGAGGTCCCGTTCTCGGAGCTTGCGCGGCTTCACGAGAAGCGCGGCCTCGCGGGGGGCCGCCCAGATCCGGAAGGAAGAGGTCCGCATTATCCGGTGGGGCATCCGCGCAAGGGACCGCTCGTGATCTGGGGGGTCACGGCGCGGACGATCCACGCGCTTCTCGAGTTGATCCGCTGATCGCGACGAACGCGGCGAGCCCGAGAACATACGCGCCCGCCCCGACGAGAAGCACCGCGCGAAAGCCGAAGCCGATCGCGAGAAACGTCGCGAGGACCGACGCCGCGACCGACGTCGCCCCGTTCACCCCCCACACCCACGGAACCATTCCCTCCCTTTCCTTGCCGAGCGCGCGGATCCCCGCGGGGAACGGCATCCCCATGAGAACTCCGACCGGGAAGAGGAGCGCCCACGAAAGGAACGCTCTCGCCGGGAACGAAGCCGCGAGGGAGGCGGCGAAGATATGCGGAAGGAGAAACGCGAGAAGAAGCGCCGCGCCGATCACTCCCGCGATCGGAATCCAAAGAGAGCGCATCGGGAGTCTTTGCGCGACGACGCTCCCCACTCCGCTTCCGACGAGAAGCGAGAGGAGCACCACCGAGAGCGCGTGCACCGGATGCCCGAGATAGAGGATGAACCGCTGGAGGAGCGGGATCTCCACGGTGAGAAAGCCGAAACCGAGCGCCGTGAAGTAGAGAAGGAAAAGAACGCCCGCGCGGTCGACCGGGAACCGTTCTCCCTTTCGGAGAAGAGCGGGGAGAAGAAGAGTGAGCCCGGCGAGAAGGAGGACCACGAAAAGAAGAGCGACGAGAACGAAGACGGCGCGAACGTTGTTCTGCATCACGCCCTGCTCGAACGCGCCCCGCCCGAAGACGGCCCGCAGGGCATCTCCCGGGCGGATCGTGTAGAAGAAGAAAGGCCGGTCGTCGGTTGGCGGCCGGAGATCCGCGGGATAGCTCGCGGCGAACGCATCCGCCTCCTTCCCCATCAGCTTGGCGAATTCCGGGCGCCCCCCGAGCGACGGGCCGTACACGACGTCGAACCGAAGCTCCTCCGCGAGGCGGCGCACGTGCTCGATCTCGTCCGGAAGCCACGGTGTCCGTTTCACGAGAAGCGTCGCGATCCCGTCCCGGAACTCGTTCAGACGATACGCCCAGTCCCAGACGGAACGCTTGACGATTAAAACATGAGCGCCCGGATCGGCCGCTCCGAGATCGCGGAGCGCGGCGGCCGCAACGCCGGC includes:
- a CDS encoding cytochrome C554, translated to MTRRPRSCGILLGGLAACLSTLFVAAQLTAQEAGKSTEAKEIAKKEAAPAFTYIGSAKCKMCHQTAKSGAQYKLWQESAHAKAFETLKTPKADEIAKAKGLAVPAAQAPECIVCHVTAHGKPAAIRGGAKDDEGVGCEACHGPGSEYQKMTVMKQLYAGEIEPATVGLVEPTEALCKTCHNETSPTYKPFDFKTFSAKIAHPVPKAETKGTEK
- a CDS encoding acyl-CoA dehydrogenase family protein, yielding MPRFQPIDYFQVDDLFTDEEILVRNTVRDFVTERVLPVIGEHFEQHTFPAELVPELASLGLFGCFLPEEYGCAGTSKTAYGVICRELERGDSGLRSFVSVQGSLAMFAIYTSGSEEQKKAWLPRMARGEAIGCFGLTEPDYGSDPGGLVTRAEKTSAGYLLNGAKMWITNGSTAHIAIVWAKLDGVIRGFLVEKGTPGYRAIEQRGKFSLRASDTSELIFENCEIPERNLLPESKGLVSPLKCLSSARYGIAWGAVGAAMDCFDRALAYSKERVQFGKPIASFQLVQEKLAHMATEITKAQLLAHRLGRLQDEGKARFTQISMAKRNNVFMALECARLARDILAANGIMSEYHVIRHMLNLEGVKTYEGTHDIHSLILGNDLTGLEAFR
- a CDS encoding insulinase family protein, yielding MRKPAANLRLLFFLILSALPSAISPAAARAAEPTIAVLGNGLEVILLENRSSPMIAATMIVGAGADLETAETSGASHMMEHLLFNGTERRTQKELYDETDLYGIYNNATTRRFHTDYFVLVSKDRIREAMDIQADMLFRSVFPPENFEKEKGIVLEEMGKDEQDPGTVAEGLFRNIAFAGTPYARPILGTRKSIASLSRDDLIAYYRAIYVPSNMTLFVMGDFDAGALLPVIDSIYGAAPARPSPRANRPPFPHLPEADAVRVFRGETEKSHLFMALPHPERSSDSPLNDVFAAYVGRRLHEDLAEGPDPIVFAIDVSYMKRQLEGEGTWPLADPDIVRGGNSGRVLLFAVFDPARSPEDVEAAILASFARIAAEKPDPDEIERFRVSMKTTDIYLSEKPHMYGMMKAESIAHGGYSEIAKALATLNTFGPRHVADRTAWFEAKRRVSVAFVPGERDYADSDLETTVSREKPIWEMPPRAVPEGGALRIVSAPEESAAAGAARSERADTTLANGLRIRVESSGDSEVFALHLLAKNRSWQEPNGLEGIADCLHRLLLKGTEKDDGAAFRARLERIGADVKTYDAAFIPYDDYYTTPSYSFVRFATIDEHAEEGMGLFADMIRRPRLADEDLAAVKSEMLALARGRRSKPSVHSELLLAQTLHADGPLSADPEGNEKSIAAIAREDLVRFHEMYFAPDNLIVTASTSLPAAEVLHSIARRFEDAAPLTRRKSAPPDPGPTEQSVRVEETLGGKQGTLRIGYVIPVPREDRAALSIAVSVLSDAIAFDLRETRGLAYSVGAGVVFRGGAAAISASIGTSPENLEEAEKGIREHFDRFRAIETIEARELERAVNGILGRMNMRRLSRPNQTFRAGLALFSGEDEDWIDRLRVVSAEDIVRAARAYVRSSPSATILVR
- a CDS encoding CoA pyrophosphatase: MSSDKLSDTIRERIRSQPAPERPDAYDHLRQAVSFFLLVDRDETRALLVKKKETPGYTWSGQVGMVGGMIEEEDASDLETAFREFEEELRIDRSALEVFGDLGYFPSRIADALLHVYVARWNGEGTPVPDPREIDDLVEVPFSELARLHEKRGLAGGRPDPEGRGPHYPVGHPRKGPLVIWGVTARTIHALLELIR